One genomic window of Glycine soja cultivar W05 chromosome 9, ASM419377v2, whole genome shotgun sequence includes the following:
- the LOC114366936 gene encoding uncharacterized protein LOC114366936: MAFTLTTLPTPNVSVTSFTRRTVSNSKPTLSCTLSSHPFKREYTSVMIVPTGIGAAIGGYAGDALPVARALSSVVDCLISHPNVLNAAMLYWPMPNALYVEGYALDRFAEGLWALQPVHQNRVGLVLDAGIEDELRIRQLQVADAARASLGLPVVEYIVTDIPLKVEKWVDPETGQSTGRIKHPDSLLRAVHTLLSRSKVNAIAVVGRFPDDDTDDVDDYRQGMGIDLLAGVEAVISHLVVKEFQIPCAHAPAMSPLPMSLSLSPKSAAEEIGYTFLPCVLAGLSNAPQYLVMDSKCLEKGCILASDVDSVILPKDACGGDASLAFARNKNKKPLIITVEENQTVLDDTADKFGLEVLHVSNYWEAIGVIAAHKAGIDPFSLRRDKILNIGCSSFMPINGHSIPRERVVS, encoded by the exons ATGGCATTCACTTTGACCACCCTTCCAACGCCCAATGTGTCTGTGACGTCCTTCACCCGACGCACCGTCTCCAACTCCAAACCAACCCTTTCATGCACCCTCTCTTCCCACCCTTTTAag AGAGAGTACACGAGCGTGATGATAGTGCCGACGGGGATTGGCGCCGCTATTGGAGGATATGCCGGTGACGCTTTGCCTGTGGCTCGCGCACTCTCCTCCGTCGTTGATTGCCTTATCTCTCACCCTAAC GTGCTTAATGCAGCAATGCTATACTGGCCAATGCCTAATGCATTATATGTGGAAGGTTATGCTCTTGACCGTTTTGCAGAAGGGTTATGGGCATTACAGCCTGTTCACCAAAACAGG GTGGGCTTAGTTCTTGATGCAGGAATAGAGGATGAGCTCCGGATTCGACAGTTACAAGTAGCTGATGCTGCAAGGGCTTCCCTTGGATTGCCTGTTGTGGAATACATTGTCACAGACATCCCGCTGAAG GTAGAGAAGTGGGTTGATCCAGAAACGGGCCAATCAACTGGGAGGATTAAGCACCCTGATTCTTTACTTAGAGCTGTGCATACTTTACTCAGCAGGTCAAAAGTGAATGCCATTGCTGTTGTTGGACGTTTCCCAGATGATGACACTGATGATGTAGATGACTATCGGCAGGGAATG GGAATAGACTTATTGGCGGGAGTTGAGGCAGTTATAAGTCATCTAGTGGTGAAGGAGTTCCAAATTCCTTGTGCACATGCTCCTGCAATGTCTCCACTTCCCATGAGCCTATCTCTTAGTCCAAAATCAGCAGCTGAGGAG ATTGGGTATACCTTCCTACCATGTGTGCTTGCTGGCCTGAGTAATGCTCCACAATACTTGGTCATGGACTCCAAATGCTTGGAAAAAGGTTGCATATTGGCAAGTGATGTGGATTCTGTAATCCTTCCCAAAGATGCTTGTGGAGGGGATGCATCTCTTGCTTTTgctagaaataaaaacaaaaag CCACTTATaattactgtggaagaaaatcAAACTGTTCTTGATGACACTGCAGATAAATTTGGTCTTGAAGTG CTGCATGTATCAAATTATTGGGAGGCTATTGGAGTGATTGCAGCTCACAAGGCAGGGATAGATCCATTTTCACTTAGACGAGATAAAATTCTCAACATTGGGTGCAGTTCTTTTATGCCCATCAATGGTCACTCCATTCCAAGAGAAAGAGTTGTTTCATGA